A window of the Dyadobacter pollutisoli genome harbors these coding sequences:
- a CDS encoding SusD/RagB family nutrient-binding outer membrane lipoprotein, producing the protein MKKIFLYGASTLFFASACVSGLDEDYNIDPKKATQVPAATLMGNAQFNLSNIITTPDYNYNPFRYYLQYWAAVQYPEESRYNIQAREINTNFWDVLYQDVLSDLREARKTVEADAVVTADEKANQLASIEVLEVYAWSVLVNTYGNIPYGQALDITNVQAVYEDDAAIYTDLIKRLDAAIAAFHTDAPGFGDGDLYYGGDLEHWVKFAHSLKLRIGITLADADAAAAKKICEQAAAHVFSSHADDAQLNYTANPPTASPVYDNLRQRNDNVGANTMVDVLSGLADPRLNEYVRPATAGANAGKYVGGIYGSSNAYAQFAQPSAVIRNPQLPGVLLSYTEVEFLLAEAKMRGFDVGGTAQEHYDKAVTASIVGDWGGSTGEATAYLAKPAVAFDAANWKKSIGTQKWIALYNQPVEGWKEWRRLDFPVLKKPTQAETDIPLRFPYPFTEQNLNAANYQAASAAMGGDVVTSKIFWDVK; encoded by the coding sequence ATGAAAAAGATATTCTTGTATGGTGCTTCGACATTGTTTTTTGCCAGCGCTTGCGTGAGCGGTCTGGACGAAGATTACAATATTGATCCTAAAAAGGCGACCCAGGTCCCGGCGGCGACACTGATGGGCAATGCCCAGTTTAATCTGTCCAATATCATTACAACACCGGACTACAATTACAATCCCTTCCGGTACTACCTGCAGTATTGGGCTGCCGTCCAGTACCCCGAGGAAAGCCGCTACAATATCCAGGCGCGGGAAATCAATACCAACTTTTGGGACGTTTTATACCAGGATGTACTCAGTGACCTGCGGGAAGCCAGAAAAACGGTGGAGGCCGATGCGGTGGTGACAGCGGATGAAAAAGCCAATCAACTTGCCAGCATCGAAGTGCTTGAAGTATATGCCTGGTCCGTACTGGTCAATACCTACGGCAACATTCCCTATGGGCAGGCTTTGGATATCACCAATGTACAGGCAGTCTATGAGGATGATGCTGCCATTTACACGGATCTGATCAAAAGGCTGGACGCAGCCATAGCAGCTTTCCATACCGATGCGCCTGGGTTTGGAGATGGGGACCTGTACTACGGGGGGGACTTGGAACACTGGGTCAAATTTGCCCATTCGCTTAAACTGAGAATTGGGATCACGCTGGCCGACGCAGATGCGGCCGCGGCCAAAAAGATATGCGAGCAGGCCGCTGCCCATGTGTTTAGCTCCCATGCCGATGATGCCCAATTGAATTATACGGCTAACCCGCCTACGGCCAGTCCGGTATATGACAATTTGAGACAGCGCAATGACAATGTCGGGGCTAATACGATGGTGGATGTGCTTAGCGGCCTGGCTGATCCGCGTCTGAACGAATACGTGCGGCCGGCCACAGCGGGCGCCAATGCGGGCAAGTATGTCGGCGGCATTTATGGTAGCTCCAATGCTTATGCCCAGTTTGCCCAGCCTAGCGCCGTTATACGTAACCCGCAACTACCCGGCGTGCTGCTCTCTTACACGGAAGTGGAATTCCTTTTGGCCGAGGCCAAAATGAGAGGCTTCGATGTTGGAGGCACTGCCCAGGAGCACTACGATAAGGCAGTGACCGCTTCGATCGTCGGCGACTGGGGCGGCAGCACCGGTGAAGCTACCGCGTACCTGGCTAAGCCTGCCGTCGCTTTCGATGCTGCCAATTGGAAAAAGAGCATTGGAACCCAGAAATGGATTGCCCTTTACAACCAGCCCGTAGAAGGCTGGAAAGAATGGCGCAGGCTCGACTTTCCGGTTTTGAAAAAACCAACGCAGGCAGAAACGGATATACCGCTGCGTTTTCCCTACCCGTTTACAGAGCAAAATCTGAACGCCGCCAATTATCAGGCCGCTTCGGCGGCCATGGGAGGTGATGTGGTTACATCCAAGATATTCTGGGATGTGAAGTAG
- a CDS encoding rhamnogalacturonidase produces MAKFPTLLLCLICISSIAFPQGGKSAFFPDGTPIPQWFSDSAKIRPGDLGKQFIITQHGATADSTVVQTAVIQKIIDRASQQGGGVIVIPRGTFLSGALFFKPKTHLLLSAGAVLKGSDDIAHYPIMPSRMEGQNLDYFPALVNAYGVNGFSISGAGTIDGNGLNYWKAFWQRRKENPNCTNLEVSRPRLVFIWKSNDVQIQDIRLQNSGFWTSHYYQCNNVKILNVRITAPHEPIKAPSTDAIDLDVCTNVLIKGCYLAVNDDAIALKGGKGPYADTDAGNGANTNVIIEDCEFGFCHAALTCGSEAIHNKNIVMRNCHITNAMRVLWLKMRPDTPQKYEFVSVENIDGYAYSLIYVKPWKQFFDLKGRKDVPLSYCEHISLKNIKLKCEVFFDVSPGEYDKLAKFSFENLDIIAKNAAYDKSVVNDFKLSNVIVNQKLIE; encoded by the coding sequence ATGGCCAAATTTCCTACGCTTCTGCTGTGCCTTATCTGTATTTCTTCCATTGCATTCCCGCAAGGCGGCAAGTCTGCTTTCTTTCCGGACGGGACACCGATACCGCAATGGTTTTCCGACAGCGCAAAGATCCGACCAGGAGATTTGGGCAAACAATTTATCATTACCCAGCATGGGGCAACCGCGGACAGCACGGTGGTCCAGACGGCAGTGATCCAGAAAATCATTGACCGGGCTTCTCAGCAGGGCGGTGGGGTAATCGTCATTCCCAGGGGTACTTTCCTGAGCGGTGCTTTGTTTTTTAAACCCAAAACCCACTTGTTGCTCTCTGCTGGCGCCGTACTGAAAGGCTCAGATGACATAGCCCATTATCCGATCATGCCGTCCCGGATGGAGGGACAAAACCTGGATTACTTCCCGGCCCTGGTCAATGCTTATGGCGTGAATGGTTTTAGCATTTCTGGCGCTGGCACCATTGACGGTAATGGGCTCAACTACTGGAAAGCCTTCTGGCAAAGACGAAAAGAGAACCCCAATTGTACCAATTTGGAAGTCTCCCGTCCACGCCTGGTGTTTATCTGGAAAAGTAACGATGTCCAGATCCAGGACATCCGCCTTCAAAATTCGGGCTTTTGGACCAGCCACTATTATCAATGCAATAACGTCAAGATTTTAAATGTGCGCATCACCGCCCCGCACGAGCCCATCAAAGCGCCCAGTACCGACGCCATTGACCTGGACGTCTGCACCAATGTGCTCATCAAAGGCTGCTATTTGGCCGTCAACGATGATGCGATTGCACTAAAAGGAGGAAAAGGGCCTTATGCGGATACTGATGCCGGTAACGGTGCCAATACAAATGTGATCATTGAGGACTGCGAGTTTGGCTTTTGTCACGCCGCACTCACCTGCGGAAGCGAGGCGATACACAATAAAAATATCGTGATGCGCAACTGCCATATCACCAATGCGATGAGAGTGCTGTGGCTGAAAATGCGGCCGGATACGCCTCAGAAATACGAGTTTGTCAGCGTGGAAAATATAGACGGCTATGCCTATTCACTGATTTATGTCAAGCCCTGGAAACAGTTTTTTGATTTGAAAGGCCGAAAAGACGTACCACTATCCTACTGCGAGCATATCAGCTTAAAGAACATCAAGCTTAAATGTGAGGTTTTCTTTGACGTCAGCCCCGGGGAGTACGATAAATTAGCCAAATTCAGCTTCGAGAACCTGGACATTATCGCTAAAAATGCGGCTTACGACAAAAGTGTGGTCAATGATTTTAAGCTAAGCAACGTCATCGTCAATCAGAAGTTGATCGAGTAA
- a CDS encoding SRPBCC family protein, whose translation MSDTFSTSIQINGDPFQIWSVLTKPDLMAQWLGEPSMQVQVLTSWQINSPITIRGFHNGYFENKGTILQFEKEQKLAYSHLSSVSGLADTKENYSVIQMTLTKQVSGTLLTVIIEHFPTEIIGKHLEFYWKSTLAVIKAKVEGKPI comes from the coding sequence ATGAGCGATACCTTTTCAACATCCATCCAAATTAACGGTGATCCCTTCCAGATATGGAGCGTTTTAACCAAGCCCGATCTGATGGCCCAGTGGCTGGGTGAGCCTTCAATGCAAGTGCAGGTGCTCACCAGCTGGCAGATCAATAGCCCCATTACCATTCGCGGCTTTCACAATGGCTATTTTGAAAACAAGGGGACTATACTTCAATTTGAAAAGGAGCAAAAGCTCGCCTACTCCCATCTAAGCTCCGTATCCGGCCTGGCTGATACGAAAGAGAATTATTCGGTGATCCAGATGACACTGACCAAACAAGTAAGTGGCACCCTGCTCACAGTCATTATCGAGCACTTCCCTACCGAGATCATCGGCAAACACCTGGAATTTTATTGGAAATCAACCCTTGCCGTCATCAAGGCAAAAGTGGAAGGAAAGCCGATCTGA
- a CDS encoding PAS domain-containing protein, which yields MLKRYRSSLEEKVVWAGQRSKAIGKDGSLLHERTLARKDGSLVYTEVHVRAVEGVGYISIFRDITERKTAEAAFRESELKFKNLVEKSLVGVYIVQDGKFVYVNPKFAQILGYTQLEMLGLDNIRDIVDTQYAPPALVEWRKKADAGIIDDFHIELKYRKKDGEIIWCDAYCGETSYEGAKAILGSIMDITERKKAEAKILERESLLTALFENIEGSLALYDVNKKIMLFNSHFAHNYRLFTNHEPKVGDGVHDFVLEENRDEPSKMMDSALKGNKVVLEKDYHNNGKFSSFRTSFNPVINDGKVTGFTSFSLDLTQSKEAELRLKESEEKFRLSFMTSNDAFYIGTLHDGRIIDANNSFYSLYGYTKEETIGKTIFDLNLYANTEDRKRLVAQLKANGHIKDFETNSRKKDGQIMLISMTINVWQINGEPVIMAVIRDITERRKTQALIQEQAETFAAIIENASESIWLLSVDLRVLLFNKTAKDRLVLNGGNEIYLGANVRDFLYKGTESVFMPMFSDALAGKYSEVESAQVNSQGATFWLRTRM from the coding sequence ATGTTGAAAAGGTATCGCTCATCACTGGAAGAAAAGGTGGTTTGGGCCGGCCAACGATCCAAAGCAATTGGCAAAGACGGAAGCCTTTTACACGAAAGGACGTTGGCTCGAAAGGATGGCAGCCTGGTCTACACCGAGGTACATGTACGGGCCGTAGAGGGCGTTGGTTATATTTCTATTTTCCGCGATATCACGGAAAGAAAAACGGCGGAAGCTGCATTTAGGGAATCAGAACTGAAATTCAAAAACCTGGTTGAAAAATCACTGGTGGGTGTCTACATTGTTCAGGATGGAAAATTTGTCTATGTCAATCCAAAGTTTGCACAAATACTGGGTTATACGCAGCTGGAAATGCTTGGCCTGGACAATATCCGCGATATTGTTGATACCCAATATGCTCCCCCAGCACTAGTGGAGTGGCGGAAAAAAGCCGATGCGGGCATCATTGATGATTTCCATATCGAACTAAAATACAGAAAAAAAGACGGAGAGATTATCTGGTGCGATGCGTATTGCGGTGAAACGAGCTATGAGGGAGCCAAAGCAATCCTGGGTTCCATCATGGATATCACAGAGCGAAAAAAAGCAGAGGCCAAGATATTGGAAAGAGAGTCGCTGCTGACGGCACTTTTTGAAAACATCGAGGGCTCGCTCGCCCTGTATGATGTCAACAAAAAGATCATGCTCTTCAATAGCCATTTTGCCCATAATTACAGGCTCTTTACGAATCATGAACCCAAGGTCGGGGATGGGGTTCACGATTTTGTATTGGAAGAGAATCGGGATGAACCCTCCAAGATGATGGATAGTGCATTAAAAGGCAACAAAGTGGTTTTGGAAAAGGACTACCACAACAACGGTAAATTTTCCAGTTTCAGAACCTCATTCAATCCGGTGATCAATGATGGAAAGGTAACAGGGTTCACCTCCTTTTCACTTGATCTTACTCAAAGTAAAGAAGCAGAGCTAAGGCTGAAAGAAAGTGAGGAAAAATTCAGATTGTCTTTCATGACCAGCAACGATGCATTCTACATTGGCACATTGCATGACGGACGAATCATTGATGCCAACAATAGCTTTTATTCCTTATATGGTTATACCAAAGAAGAGACCATCGGCAAAACGATATTTGATCTTAATCTGTATGCCAATACAGAGGATCGCAAAAGATTGGTCGCCCAGCTCAAAGCAAATGGTCATATCAAAGATTTTGAAACAAACAGCAGAAAGAAAGACGGTCAGATCATGCTGATCTCGATGACGATCAATGTATGGCAGATCAACGGCGAGCCGGTGATCATGGCCGTGATCAGAGACATCACAGAACGCAGAAAAACCCAGGCGCTCATCCAGGAACAGGCGGAAACTTTTGCGGCGATCATTGAAAATGCCAGCGAATCCATCTGGTTGCTTTCTGTGGATCTAAGGGTCTTACTGTTCAACAAAACAGCCAAGGACAGACTTGTTTTAAACGGTGGGAACGAGATTTACTTAGGGGCAAACGTCAGAGACTTTTTGTATAAAGGAACCGAAAGCGTATTTATGCCCATGTTTAGTGATGCGCTGGCAGGCAAATATTCTGAGGTCGAATCAGCGCAGGTAAATAGCCAAGGTGCCACGTTCTGGTTAAGGACCAGGATGTAA
- a CDS encoding sensor histidine kinase — protein sequence MYDTNKRLFGITVLTENITDRKTVEIQLEQGEEKSRALIENISDTILVLNDQFQITYQSPSYVRTTGFPLEESQGKKVSQFIHSDDQQQCENILKNSHMLPGAALAFQLRAIHKNGHYIWIEGTITNLLDNESVKAYVLNYRDITERKKVEEVLSTNNAELKKTNAELDRFVYSASHDLRAPLKSMLGLTGIIHEDLDPCDTMQLERMAMLPKSVVKLDNFIEDILHYSRNSRAEIEKDEIRFEELVQETTAALNFMGGANEMKLIVQINQDSAFVSDKRRISVVLNNLVSNAIKYRDPLKGRSFVKIIVHCTLPKAVVTIEDNGIGIAEKDIDKIFEMFYRSTVSSTGSGLGLYILKESLNKLGGKISVESKLNEGSKFTVDIPNSHDV from the coding sequence GTGTATGACACCAACAAGAGGCTCTTTGGGATCACAGTCCTTACTGAAAACATCACCGATCGTAAAACAGTTGAGATCCAATTGGAGCAAGGCGAAGAAAAGAGCCGCGCGTTGATTGAGAATATCAGCGATACTATTCTGGTGTTAAATGACCAATTCCAGATCACTTATCAAAGCCCCTCTTACGTGCGGACAACTGGATTTCCGTTGGAAGAAAGCCAGGGCAAAAAGGTATCCCAATTTATACATTCCGATGATCAGCAGCAATGTGAGAACATATTGAAGAATTCCCACATGTTACCGGGTGCTGCGCTGGCGTTTCAGTTAAGGGCCATTCACAAAAACGGTCACTACATCTGGATAGAAGGGACAATCACCAACCTTCTTGACAATGAAAGCGTGAAAGCCTATGTGTTGAACTATCGCGATATTACCGAGCGGAAAAAAGTAGAAGAAGTACTCTCCACAAACAACGCTGAATTAAAAAAGACCAATGCCGAGCTCGATCGTTTTGTCTATAGCGCCTCTCATGATTTGCGGGCACCCCTTAAGTCCATGCTTGGCCTGACAGGTATTATCCATGAAGATTTAGATCCTTGTGATACAATGCAGCTGGAACGCATGGCTATGTTGCCTAAAAGCGTCGTCAAACTCGATAACTTTATAGAGGACATTCTCCATTATTCACGCAACTCCCGTGCAGAGATCGAAAAAGATGAAATCCGCTTTGAAGAGCTGGTTCAGGAGACAACAGCAGCGCTCAACTTTATGGGAGGGGCAAATGAAATGAAGCTGATCGTACAGATCAACCAAGACAGCGCATTCGTATCGGACAAAAGAAGAATTAGCGTCGTTTTAAATAATTTGGTCTCCAACGCCATTAAATACAGGGATCCTTTAAAAGGGCGTTCATTTGTGAAAATAATTGTACATTGTACCCTGCCAAAAGCCGTCGTTACCATAGAAGACAACGGAATTGGGATCGCAGAAAAGGACATTGACAAGATATTCGAAATGTTTTATCGGTCTACGGTATCATCAACCGGTTCAGGGCTCGGGTTGTATATTTTGAAAGAGTCTCTTAACAAGCTTGGCGGCAAGATTAGTGTTGAATCAAAATTAAATGAGGGCTCAAAGTTTACCGTTGACATACCCAACTCGCACGATGTATAA
- a CDS encoding response regulator produces the protein MDLKHVLLIDDNDIDIYISKHIVNSSKMAEKITVKNSAVEALEYLSTLMENSEAFPDTIFLDISMPVMDGFGFLDQYSKFPEYMTEKPHIFMLTSSSDADDIERVSKIKFVKKYLTKPLSLTMLKSLQF, from the coding sequence ATGGACTTAAAGCATGTATTATTGATCGATGATAATGATATAGATATTTACATCTCAAAACATATTGTCAATTCTAGCAAAATGGCCGAAAAAATAACGGTGAAGAATTCGGCCGTTGAAGCATTGGAATATCTGTCCACATTGATGGAGAATTCGGAAGCATTTCCGGATACTATTTTTCTGGATATCTCTATGCCTGTTATGGATGGCTTTGGTTTTCTGGACCAATACTCGAAATTCCCTGAATACATGACCGAAAAGCCGCACATATTTATGCTTACTTCTTCTAGTGACGCAGATGATATCGAGCGCGTATCCAAAATCAAGTTTGTGAAAAAGTACCTGACCAAGCCCTTGAGCTTAACGATGTTGAAAAGCCTACAATTTTGA
- a CDS encoding TlpA disulfide reductase family protein, with product MSYRSLLYLMLLPALAAAQGKSFTIKGKLADSKSTKIYLYIADIITGTSRSDSTTIDKGSFVFKGELQTPLKAILFSVPDHNRLDFYIEAGTIQIESKDSLHNALARGGKLNADFIELRRVTDPLDEQMRSFNKMMQAQLAASPQKETDVDFQRQWDAKRRSSIVQHQEANLNFVKSNPDNLASIYALASLAGSKPNLAVIRPLFLGLNEPVRNSPLGKLYGQKLEKLSQVSVGALAPEFTQTDTAGRAVALKDFRGKYVLIDFWASWCGPCRAENPNLVKAFEQYKNNNFTVIGVSLDKKSARQAWLNAIAKDGLPWTQVSDLKGWDNEVSRMYSIESIPENFLIDPAGKIIATNLRGAGLNQKLSELFDSKK from the coding sequence ATGTCATACAGATCACTACTTTACCTGATGCTACTGCCGGCGCTGGCAGCCGCTCAAGGCAAGAGCTTTACCATCAAGGGTAAGCTTGCAGATTCTAAATCAACCAAAATCTATCTTTACATCGCAGACATCATCACCGGCACCAGCAGAAGCGATTCTACCACCATCGACAAGGGCAGCTTCGTATTCAAAGGAGAGCTGCAAACACCATTAAAAGCGATTCTGTTTTCCGTCCCAGATCACAACCGGCTCGATTTTTACATCGAAGCGGGCACCATCCAAATCGAAAGCAAGGATTCGCTGCATAACGCGCTCGCCCGCGGCGGGAAGCTCAATGCGGACTTTATCGAATTGCGGCGGGTAACAGATCCCCTGGACGAGCAGATGCGCAGCTTCAATAAGATGATGCAGGCGCAACTCGCCGCTTCTCCCCAAAAAGAGACCGATGTAGACTTTCAGAGGCAATGGGATGCAAAAAGGCGATCTTCCATCGTACAACACCAGGAGGCGAACCTGAATTTTGTAAAAAGCAACCCCGATAATCTGGCCTCCATTTATGCGCTTGCCAGTTTGGCTGGCTCAAAGCCAAATCTAGCCGTTATCAGACCCCTCTTTCTGGGCCTGAATGAACCGGTACGCAATAGCCCGTTGGGGAAACTATACGGACAGAAATTGGAAAAGCTTTCGCAGGTCAGTGTTGGGGCGCTGGCGCCAGAGTTTACGCAGACCGATACAGCCGGGCGAGCCGTTGCGCTGAAAGATTTCAGAGGGAAATATGTCCTGATTGACTTTTGGGCAAGCTGGTGCGGACCTTGCAGGGCAGAAAACCCCAATCTGGTGAAAGCTTTCGAGCAGTATAAAAACAATAATTTCACAGTGATAGGGGTGTCCCTTGACAAAAAGAGTGCGCGGCAAGCATGGCTGAACGCAATCGCCAAGGATGGTCTGCCCTGGACGCAGGTTTCGGATCTAAAAGGCTGGGACAATGAAGTCTCCAGAATGTATAGCATCGAATCGATACCTGAGAATTTTTTGATTGACCCGGCTGGCAAAATTATAGCTACGAATCTGCGGGGCGCCGGACTCAATCAAAAGCTCTCGGAGCTATTTGATTCAAAAAAGTGA
- the infB gene encoding translation initiation factor IF-2: protein MAEDKMMRLSQVARILNVGITTIVDHLSAKGYKVESNPNTKINADQIEFLAKDFKSDDLRSSLSYKPAQAEAPVEIKEEKVKSDVDGILYFRNTPKTEEKPVVEETTPAFENRLPGIKVVGKIDLDAKRPAAAPNPTPTPAEPRTEAPKEAPVEVKEVTPQATAPVVKEEAKPEPVAAEPKAMSEAPKEVVAESPAKPEPAASKVEATNMETPVQAAVTSEPKETPQAAPVAAQPVADKPAEAEPAAAGPVSETITPKAEPAPVEAAPATEAVAPESGGSELIEARGEQLRGLRVVGKIELPSDKIKKKDPVASSDTAADKKRRRKRKRIRDGAVVSGEARPGTPATPGTEAAPRDPNAPAGTANRPGNRPGNAPAGSTSTPATNSTQPGAARTGPNNRGNNTNTNRRGGKREEVSDKEVSDNIKATMARMGGGNTKNVGRGRGGTGRRRDRNDQNDTNGLGEEETKVLRVTEFVSANDLASLMEVTVQEVISVCMSMGMFVSINQRLDAEAITFIADEFGFEVAFISAEEEVQNDVVEEVDTEESLIERAPIVTVMGHVDHGKTSLLDYIRQENVASGEAGGITQHIGAYSVKTKTGKQVTFLDTPGHEAFTAMRARGAKVTDVVIIVIAADDSIMPQTREAINHAQVAGAPIVFAFSKVDKAGANTEKIREELANMNILVEEWGGKYQTQEISSKSGLGIDLLLEKVLLEAELLELKANPNRRAIGTVVEASLDKGRGYVTTILVETGTLKVGDVVLAGAHFGKVKAMTDYLGKKLKTAGPSMPVQLLGLNGAPQAGDRFNVFENERDARDIATKREQIQREQTIRTRKHITLEEIGRRKAIGSFRELNLIVKGDVDGSVEALSDSLLQLSTSEVQVNIIHKAVGQISESDVNLAIAADAIIVGFQVRPSSNAKKMAEQDQIEIRHYSVIYNAIEEIKDAMTGMLAPTIEEIITGNIEIREVFKISRIGTIAGCYVTDGFVKRSNKIRVVRDGIVLLTGEIDSLKRYKDDVQEVRNGYECGLSIKNFNDIEVGDIIESFELREVKRTL from the coding sequence ATGGCAGAAGATAAAATGATGCGCCTTAGCCAAGTGGCACGGATCCTGAACGTAGGAATTACTACGATCGTGGATCATCTGTCTGCCAAAGGGTATAAGGTGGAAAGTAACCCGAATACCAAAATTAATGCTGATCAAATTGAATTTCTAGCGAAAGATTTCAAATCGGATGATCTGAGATCCTCGCTTTCCTATAAGCCTGCGCAAGCAGAAGCTCCGGTGGAAATCAAGGAAGAAAAAGTAAAAAGTGATGTAGATGGAATATTGTATTTCCGCAACACGCCCAAAACGGAAGAAAAGCCCGTAGTGGAAGAAACTACACCTGCTTTTGAAAACCGTCTTCCTGGTATCAAAGTGGTTGGCAAGATTGACCTGGATGCAAAAAGACCAGCTGCCGCGCCTAACCCTACCCCAACACCTGCCGAACCAAGAACGGAAGCGCCGAAGGAAGCTCCAGTAGAAGTTAAGGAGGTGACTCCCCAAGCTACCGCTCCTGTTGTTAAAGAGGAAGCTAAACCAGAACCGGTCGCAGCTGAACCAAAAGCAATGAGTGAAGCTCCCAAAGAAGTGGTTGCAGAAAGCCCTGCCAAGCCAGAGCCGGCAGCCTCCAAAGTGGAAGCAACCAACATGGAAACACCCGTGCAGGCCGCCGTTACAAGCGAGCCAAAAGAAACTCCACAAGCAGCGCCAGTGGCCGCTCAACCTGTGGCAGACAAACCTGCCGAAGCTGAACCAGCTGCTGCTGGCCCAGTTTCTGAAACTATCACACCGAAAGCTGAACCTGCGCCAGTCGAAGCCGCACCAGCCACTGAGGCTGTGGCCCCAGAATCAGGCGGATCGGAATTGATCGAAGCGCGTGGAGAACAGCTTCGCGGGTTACGTGTGGTGGGTAAAATTGAGCTGCCATCTGATAAGATAAAGAAAAAAGACCCTGTCGCTTCCAGCGATACGGCAGCGGACAAAAAACGCCGCAGGAAAAGAAAAAGAATCCGTGATGGAGCTGTTGTATCCGGTGAAGCTAGGCCAGGCACGCCTGCAACTCCCGGCACGGAAGCTGCCCCAAGAGATCCTAATGCGCCTGCCGGCACTGCGAACAGACCTGGAAACAGGCCTGGAAATGCGCCAGCAGGATCTACTTCCACGCCAGCGACTAATTCTACCCAGCCAGGTGCTGCCAGAACAGGACCTAATAACCGCGGAAATAATACCAATACCAACCGCAGAGGAGGTAAAAGAGAAGAGGTATCCGACAAAGAAGTATCGGACAACATTAAAGCCACTATGGCCCGTATGGGAGGTGGAAACACTAAAAATGTAGGTCGTGGAAGAGGTGGAACGGGACGTCGTCGTGACCGTAATGATCAAAACGACACCAACGGACTGGGTGAAGAGGAAACAAAAGTATTGCGCGTAACCGAATTCGTTTCAGCCAACGATTTGGCTTCTCTGATGGAAGTTACCGTTCAGGAGGTAATCTCGGTTTGTATGAGCATGGGTATGTTCGTTTCGATCAACCAGCGTCTGGATGCGGAAGCCATTACCTTTATTGCCGATGAATTCGGATTTGAAGTTGCCTTTATTTCAGCGGAAGAGGAAGTTCAAAATGACGTCGTTGAAGAGGTTGATACCGAAGAGAGCTTGATAGAAAGAGCGCCGATCGTTACCGTTATGGGTCACGTCGATCATGGTAAAACATCTCTTCTTGACTATATCCGTCAGGAAAACGTCGCCAGCGGTGAAGCGGGTGGTATCACTCAGCACATTGGGGCATATAGTGTAAAGACAAAAACAGGCAAACAGGTAACATTCCTGGATACACCGGGTCACGAAGCATTTACTGCGATGCGTGCCCGCGGAGCCAAAGTGACTGACGTAGTTATCATCGTCATCGCGGCTGATGATAGCATCATGCCTCAAACACGTGAAGCCATCAACCATGCGCAAGTTGCAGGAGCGCCAATCGTGTTTGCATTCAGTAAAGTAGATAAAGCAGGTGCCAACACCGAAAAAATACGTGAAGAGCTTGCCAACATGAACATTTTGGTGGAAGAATGGGGTGGTAAATACCAGACTCAGGAAATCTCATCTAAATCTGGTTTGGGTATTGATCTTCTCTTGGAAAAAGTGCTTCTGGAAGCAGAATTGCTTGAACTAAAAGCGAATCCAAACCGTCGCGCGATCGGTACTGTGGTTGAAGCATCCTTGGATAAAGGACGCGGATATGTAACAACCATCCTGGTTGAAACTGGTACATTGAAAGTGGGTGATGTGGTTCTTGCGGGAGCACATTTTGGTAAGGTAAAAGCGATGACCGATTACCTTGGTAAGAAGCTTAAAACTGCCGGACCATCCATGCCCGTTCAGTTACTGGGTTTAAACGGCGCGCCGCAAGCAGGTGATCGTTTCAATGTTTTTGAAAATGAGCGTGATGCCCGTGATATCGCCACCAAGCGTGAGCAGATCCAGCGTGAACAGACGATCCGTACCCGTAAGCACATTACACTCGAAGAAATTGGCCGTCGTAAGGCGATTGGCAGCTTCCGTGAGCTGAATTTGATTGTAAAAGGTGACGTGGATGGATCTGTGGAAGCACTTTCAGATTCATTGCTGCAACTTTCAACTTCGGAGGTTCAGGTCAATATCATTCACAAGGCAGTTGGTCAGATTTCTGAATCTGATGTGAACCTTGCGATTGCTGCCGATGCGATCATCGTAGGATTCCAGGTTCGTCCTTCTTCGAACGCGAAGAAAATGGCTGAGCAGGATCAAATCGAAATTCGTCACTACTCTGTAATCTACAACGCGATCGAAGAGATCAAGGATGCGATGACAGGTATGCTTGCACCGACCATCGAAGAGATCATTACGGGTAATATCGAAATACGTGAAGTCTTCAAGATCAGCCGGATCGGTACCATTGCCGGATGTTATGTGACGGATGGATTTGTGAAACGAAGCAACAAAATCCGTGTCGTTCGTGACGGTATTGTTCTTCTGACCGGAGAAATCGACTCTCTGAAACGTTACAAAGACGATGTTCAGGAAGTGAGAAACGGTTACGAATGTGGTTTGAGCATCAAGAACTTCAACGATATCGAAGTCGGTGACATTATTGAAAGCTTCGAGCTGCGTGAAGTGAAGAGAACGCTTTAA